A section of the Castanea sativa cultivar Marrone di Chiusa Pesio chromosome 12, ASM4071231v1 genome encodes:
- the LOC142619410 gene encoding benzyl alcohol O-benzoyltransferase-like, whose product MAPTPTSLVFKVRRCKPELVAPAKPTPHEFKQLSDIDDQEGLRFQIPLIQFYKYDPLMKGRDPVRVIREALAKTLVFYYPFAGRLREGPGRKLVVECTGEGIIFIEADADVTLEQFGDSLQPPFPCWEELLFDVPGSGGILNCPLLLIQVTRLKCEGFIFALRLNHTMSDAPGVVQFMMAVGEIARGASAPSILPVWQRHLLQARDPPHVTCTHREYDEIVADTITSIPVDDNMAHCTVFFGPTEVSTLRRFMPHHLKQCSTFELLTACIWRCRTIALHTKPHEVVRVLCIVNARAKFDPPLPTGYYGNVFAFSVALTTAGKLCENPLGYAVELVKKAKDNVTEEYMRSVSDLMVIKGRPHFYGVGSYVVSNVTRARFGEVDYGWGKSVYGGPVKGEVGAIPGVSCFQIPGKNSKGENGIMVPISMPVQAMERFLKQLDCLLKDQHVTDKKSKFIVSSL is encoded by the exons ATGGCACCAACACCAACCTCTCTAGTGTTCAAAGTACGAAGGTGTAAACCAGAACTGGTTGCTCCTGCTAAGCCCACACCCCACGAATTTAAACAACTTTCTGATATTGATGATCAAGAGGGTCTTCGATTTCAAATCCCACTcatacaattttataaatatgatCCCTTAATGAAAGGTAGAGACCCTGTGAGAGTCATTAGAGAGGCACTTGCAAAAACACTTGTGTTTTACTACCCATTTGCTGGTAGGCTTAGGGAAGGACCTGGCCGAAAACTTGTAGTAGAATGTACTGGTGAGGGCATCATCTTTATTGAGGCTGATGCTGATGTTACACTTGAACAGTTTGGTGATTCACTTCAACCCCCATTTCCATGTTGGGAGGAGCTCCTCTTTGATGTTCCTGGCTCTGGAGGGATCCTTAATTGCCCATTATTGCTTATTCAG GTGACACGTCTCAAGTGTGAAGGTTTCATCTTCGCCCTTCGCCTCAACCACACGATGAGTGATGCCCCAGGAGTGGTGCAATTCATGATGGCCGTGGGAGAGATAGCACGTGGTGCAAGTGCTCCATCCATCTTACCCGTGTGGCAGAGACATCTCCTTCAAGCAAGGGACCCACCTCATGTGACATGCACACACCGAGAGTACGACGAAATAGTTGCGGACACCATTACTTCAATCCCAGTTGATGACAACATGGCCCACTGTACCGTTTTCTTTGGCCCCACTGAGGTGTCCACACTCAGGAGATTCATGCCACATCACTTGAAACAATGCTCCACCTTCGAGTTGCTCACCGCATGCATCTGGCGTTGTCGTACCATAGCTCTCCATACAAAACCCCATGAAGTGGTTCGTGTGTTGTGTATTGTCAACGCACGTGCTAAATTCGACCCTCCTTTACCCACTGGTTATTATGGCAACGTTTTTGCATTCTCTGTGGCACTCACAACTGCAGGGAAGCTTTGTGAGAATCCATTGGGTTATGCTGTGGAATTGGTGAAGAAGGCGAAGGACAACGTAACAGAGGAGTACATGCGATCAGTTTCTGATCTTATGGTGATTAAGGGTCGACCCCACTTCTATGGGGTGGGGTCGTACGTTGTGTCAAATGTGACCCGTGCTAGATTTGGAGAGGTGGACTATGGGTGGGGTAAATCAGTTTATGGTGGGCCAGTCAAGGGTGAGGTGGGGGCCATCCCCGGAGTGTCATGCTTTCAAATTCCTGGTAAGAATAGTAAAGGAGAGAATGGGATAATGGTGCCAATTTCTATGCCAGTCCAAGCCATGGAAAGATTCCTAAAGCAGTTGGATTGCTTGTTAAAGGACCAGCATGTTACTGATAAGAAATCCAAGTTTATTGTCTCTAGCTTGTGA